A genomic segment from Chitinophaga niabensis encodes:
- a CDS encoding alpha/beta fold hydrolase, translating into MKHDWLNKSEYPFPSKYFHINGHKLHYIEEGQGETILFIHGTPSWSFDFRYIMKELRKTHRCIAIDHIGFGLSDKPGKYDYSTQHHSRTLEAFIAEKNLQDITLVVHDFGGPIGLNVAIKHPGRIKNMIVLNSWLWSSKADPDFIKVSKVLNSPLLPFLYRYLNFSPKFILPKSFGDNKLPKALLSQYTKPFQNKSERMGALAFARSLLNDQDWFESLWQTKQPIANKPTLFIWGMKDPVIKPAYLDKFLTGFPNATTVKLETAGHFPQEEQPVKVTNAIRSFLSLL; encoded by the coding sequence ATGAAACACGACTGGCTAAATAAGAGCGAATATCCTTTCCCCTCCAAATACTTCCACATCAACGGGCACAAACTGCATTACATCGAAGAAGGGCAGGGGGAAACTATTTTATTCATTCACGGAACCCCTTCCTGGAGCTTCGATTTCCGGTACATCATGAAGGAACTGAGGAAAACCCACCGCTGTATTGCCATTGATCACATCGGCTTCGGGCTTTCCGATAAGCCGGGAAAATATGATTACTCCACGCAGCACCACAGCAGAACGCTGGAAGCATTCATCGCAGAAAAGAACTTACAGGATATCACTTTAGTGGTACATGATTTCGGTGGCCCGATAGGATTGAACGTAGCCATAAAACACCCCGGCAGAATAAAGAACATGATCGTCTTAAACTCCTGGTTATGGAGCAGCAAAGCAGATCCGGACTTCATTAAAGTAAGTAAGGTGCTGAACAGTCCCTTATTGCCATTCTTATACCGCTACCTGAATTTCTCTCCAAAATTCATCTTACCAAAATCGTTTGGCGATAACAAACTTCCCAAAGCGTTATTATCCCAATACACAAAACCTTTTCAAAACAAAAGCGAGCGCATGGGAGCACTCGCTTTTGCAAGATCATTGCTCAACGATCAGGATTGGTTTGAATCGCTATGGCAAACAAAGCAACCTATAGCAAACAAACCAACACTGTTCATCTGGGGTATGAAAGACCCTGTGATCAAACCGGCTTACCTGGATAAGTTCCTGACCGGATTCCCCAATGCCACAACGGTAAAACTGGAAACCGCAGGGCATTTCCCGCAGGAAGAGCAACCCGTAAAAGTAACCAATGCGATACGCAGTTTTTTATCACTACTGTAA